In the genome of Streptomyces racemochromogenes, one region contains:
- a CDS encoding FAD binding domain-containing protein, giving the protein MDLNTVLDVRDARRHEPWRPGDAWLGGGTYLFSEPQPHVRRLVDLSRMGWEPLTRLPDGSLEIAATCTITQLSRYGRRLEEPAGPLFEQCCRAFLASFKIWNTATVGGNLCNALPAGPMISLTAALDGTCLLRSQDGATRRVKAADFVLGAGRKDLAAGELLRSVTLPASALACRTAFRQASLYGLGRSGALVIGTLGPRDGSLAITVTAATTRPFRLWFPLPPDADGLSRAIRSAVADDEWFEDIHGLPEWRRHMTLRFAEEIRRELTRDGAR; this is encoded by the coding sequence ATGGATCTCAACACAGTCCTGGACGTGCGGGACGCGCGTCGACACGAGCCCTGGCGGCCGGGTGACGCGTGGCTCGGGGGCGGCACGTACCTGTTCTCCGAGCCGCAGCCGCACGTCCGGCGGCTGGTGGACCTGAGCCGGATGGGCTGGGAGCCGCTGACCCGCCTGCCCGACGGCTCGCTGGAGATCGCCGCCACCTGCACGATCACCCAGCTCTCCCGGTACGGACGGCGGCTCGAGGAGCCGGCGGGGCCGCTGTTCGAGCAGTGCTGCCGCGCCTTCCTCGCCTCCTTCAAGATCTGGAACACGGCGACCGTCGGCGGGAACCTCTGCAACGCACTGCCGGCCGGGCCGATGATCTCGTTGACGGCGGCGCTGGACGGGACGTGCCTGCTCCGGTCGCAGGACGGCGCCACGCGTCGCGTGAAAGCGGCCGATTTCGTCCTCGGCGCGGGCCGCAAGGACCTGGCCGCCGGGGAGCTGCTGCGTTCGGTGACCCTGCCCGCGTCGGCCCTCGCCTGCCGTACGGCCTTCCGCCAGGCGTCCCTCTACGGCCTGGGGCGCTCCGGCGCGCTGGTCATCGGCACGCTCGGCCCGCGGGACGGCTCCCTGGCCATCACCGTCACCGCGGCCACGACCCGCCCGTTCCGCCTCTGGTTCCCCCTGCCGCCGGACGCGGACGGCCTGAGCCGCGCCATCCGCTCCGCCGTCGCCGACGACGAGTGGTTCGAAGACATCCACGGGCTTCCCGAGTGGCGGCGGCACATGACGCTGCGCTTCGCCGAGGAGATCCGCCGCGAACTGACCCGGGACGGTGCCCGATGA
- a CDS encoding DM13 domain-containing protein — protein sequence MGRFARKQWWAAGAVVGAVVVSAVLVWFKPWALWVDETVHEALPSASNAAPQAAASPAGPVTLAQGTFISHEHATTGTVKIIRLADGTHTLRLEGLDTSSGPDVRVWLSDAPVKEGTEGWRLFDDGQYVNLAKLKANKGDQNYPLPADLDWAKYSSVSIWCDRFDVSFGAAALART from the coding sequence GTGGGGCGCTTCGCGAGGAAGCAGTGGTGGGCCGCGGGGGCCGTGGTGGGTGCGGTGGTGGTGTCGGCCGTGCTGGTGTGGTTCAAGCCGTGGGCGCTGTGGGTGGACGAGACGGTGCACGAGGCGCTGCCCTCCGCGTCGAACGCCGCCCCGCAGGCGGCGGCCTCCCCGGCGGGGCCGGTCACGCTCGCGCAGGGCACCTTCATCAGCCACGAGCACGCCACCACCGGCACGGTGAAGATCATCCGCCTCGCGGACGGCACCCACACGCTCCGCCTCGAAGGCCTGGACACGAGCAGCGGGCCCGACGTGCGCGTCTGGCTCAGCGACGCGCCCGTCAAGGAGGGCACGGAGGGCTGGCGGCTCTTCGACGACGGGCAGTACGTCAACCTCGCCAAGCTGAAGGCCAACAAGGGGGACCAGAACTACCCGCTGCCCGCGGACCTCGACTGGGCGAAGTACTCCAGCGTCAGCATCTGGTGCGACCGGTTCGACGTCTCCTTCGGCGCCGCGGCGCTCGCCCGCACCTGA
- a CDS encoding CPBP family intramembrane glutamic endopeptidase yields MPQSRYPRRIGTWPAVGLTVAVLVAANVVLHRWSGLTGLVTAVVVSALLLGVLRWAGGTRADAGLAPGTLARGARWALALAGLVALVYLVGALLPVTRGLFEDRRYEGMSGGELMLRVFVTVPVGTVLVEEVAFRGVLYGLVDRARGAVWATAVSSLLFGLWHVLPSLHLAAVKPGLNPVFGDSAAGAGAAVAAAVLFTAAAGVLFCELRRRSGSLLAPMGLHWAVNAFGYVAGFLLR; encoded by the coding sequence ATGCCGCAGAGCCGGTACCCGAGACGGATCGGCACCTGGCCGGCCGTGGGCCTCACGGTGGCCGTGCTCGTCGCCGCCAACGTCGTCCTGCACCGCTGGAGCGGCCTGACCGGCCTGGTGACCGCCGTCGTGGTCAGCGCCCTGCTGCTCGGCGTGCTCCGCTGGGCCGGCGGCACCCGCGCGGACGCGGGCCTGGCCCCCGGCACCCTGGCCCGCGGCGCCCGCTGGGCGCTGGCCCTGGCCGGGCTCGTCGCCCTCGTCTACCTGGTGGGGGCCCTGCTGCCCGTCACCAGGGGGCTGTTCGAGGACCGGCGGTACGAGGGGATGAGCGGGGGCGAGCTGATGCTGCGCGTGTTCGTGACGGTTCCCGTCGGCACGGTCCTGGTGGAGGAGGTGGCCTTCCGCGGCGTGCTCTACGGCCTGGTGGACCGGGCCCGCGGAGCCGTCTGGGCGACGGCCGTGTCGAGCCTGCTCTTCGGTCTGTGGCACGTCCTGCCGTCCCTGCACCTGGCGGCGGTGAAACCCGGCCTGAACCCGGTCTTCGGCGACTCCGCGGCCGGCGCCGGCGCGGCGGTCGCGGCGGCCGTGCTGTTCACGGCCGCGGCCGGCGTCCTGTTCTGCGAACTGCGCCGTCGCAGCGGCAGCCTGCTGGCCCCCATGGGGCTGCACTGGGCGGTCAACGCCTTCGGCTACGTCGCCGGGTTCCTGCTGCGCTGA
- a CDS encoding TOBE domain-containing protein produces MSLSIRNQIPGTVTAVTTGEAMATVRVRLAGGQGITAAITADAVKDLGLAEGSAVKALVKSTEVALATAPVENISIRNQIAGTVTEVAIGGAMGSVRVTVEGGELTAAITKDAVDALGLAAGTSVVALIKSTEISLAGA; encoded by the coding sequence ATGAGCCTGAGCATCCGCAACCAGATCCCCGGCACGGTCACGGCCGTCACCACCGGCGAAGCGATGGCCACGGTGCGGGTGCGGCTGGCGGGCGGTCAGGGCATCACCGCGGCGATCACCGCCGACGCCGTCAAGGACCTCGGCCTTGCCGAGGGCTCCGCGGTGAAGGCGCTGGTGAAGTCCACCGAAGTGGCCCTCGCCACCGCCCCGGTGGAGAACATCTCGATCCGCAACCAGATCGCGGGCACCGTCACCGAGGTCGCCATCGGCGGTGCCATGGGTTCCGTCAGGGTCACCGTCGAGGGCGGTGAACTGACCGCCGCCATCACGAAGGACGCCGTGGACGCGCTCGGCCTGGCCGCCGGGACCTCCGTCGTCGCGCTGATCAAGTCCACCGAGATCTCGCTCGCCGGCGCCTGA
- a CDS encoding molybdopterin-dependent oxidoreductase, translating into MSFRTHINRQPADTAPRAGQCLRTYVREQGWFGVKKGCDAGDCGACTVHVDGEPVHSCLYPAFRADGRSVTTVEGLTRPGGELHPVQQRFLDAQGFQCGFCTAGFLMTTAALEAERGTEHDDGKLDDLPRAFKGNICRCTGYRAIEDAVRGVRHTERPCAGGAVGRSLGAPAGPQVVTGTARYTFDIDVPGLLHMKLLRSPHPHARIVSIDTADALRVPGVHAVLTHEDAPTTLYSTARHEHPTEDPDDTRVLDDVVRYVGQRVAAVVADSEQAAEEGCRRVRIVYEELPYVTDPEEAMRPGAPALHGEKGPESRIARAADNVAGEVHGEIGCVADGFAEAAVVYEETFRTQRVQHASLETHGSVAYFEPKEDGTGERLTVRSSTQAPFLTRRALCALYGLPEDEVRVVAGRVGGGFGGKQEMLTEDVVVLAALKLRRPVKLEYTRAEQFHGATTRHPFTIGIKLGARADGTLTAVQMRVVANTGAYGNHGPAVMFHSVGESFAVYRAPHKKVDAYSVYTNCVPAGAFRGYGLGQVTFAVESAMDELARRLGMDPLVLRERNVIGAGEHMVSPIGEEEDLHIASYGLDQCLGVVRRALAEDTSTEEVPEGWLTGQGAAMAMIATGPPGGHYADARISLLEDGTYDVAVGTAEFGNGTTTVHQQITSGALNTTEDRIRIRQSDTDVVRHDTGAFGSAGTVVAGKAVLLAATSLAERLKTLAARHTGVARHLCTLGAEAFDCAGRVVTLKELYGSAHARGAEEELAADGHWGGSPRSVAFNAQWFRVAVDPGTGEIRILRSVHAADAGKVMNPMQCRGQVEGGVAQALGATLFENVRIDGRGEVTTTAFRRYRLPQYADVPRTEVHFMETSDAIGPLGAKSMSESPFNPVAPAFANALRDATGIRFTELPVTRDRMWLALDRGSAV; encoded by the coding sequence ATGAGCTTCCGCACGCACATCAACCGGCAGCCCGCCGACACCGCACCCCGTGCGGGCCAGTGCCTGCGCACCTACGTGCGCGAGCAGGGCTGGTTCGGTGTGAAGAAGGGCTGCGACGCCGGGGACTGCGGCGCCTGTACCGTGCACGTGGACGGCGAGCCCGTGCACAGCTGCCTCTACCCCGCCTTCCGCGCCGACGGCCGCAGCGTCACCACCGTCGAGGGCCTGACCCGCCCCGGCGGGGAACTCCACCCCGTCCAGCAGAGGTTCCTCGACGCCCAGGGCTTCCAGTGCGGCTTCTGCACCGCCGGGTTCCTGATGACCACCGCCGCCCTGGAAGCGGAGCGCGGCACCGAGCACGACGACGGCAAGCTCGACGACCTGCCCCGCGCCTTCAAGGGCAACATCTGCCGCTGCACCGGCTACCGCGCCATCGAGGACGCCGTCCGCGGCGTCCGGCACACCGAACGGCCCTGCGCGGGCGGAGCGGTGGGGCGCAGCCTCGGAGCACCGGCCGGCCCGCAGGTCGTCACGGGCACCGCCCGCTACACCTTCGACATCGACGTCCCCGGCCTCCTCCACATGAAGCTGCTGCGCTCCCCGCACCCACACGCCCGGATCGTGTCGATCGACACGGCCGACGCCCTGCGGGTGCCCGGCGTCCACGCCGTCCTCACCCACGAGGACGCACCGACCACCCTCTACTCCACCGCCCGCCACGAGCACCCCACGGAAGACCCGGACGACACCCGGGTCCTGGACGACGTCGTCCGCTACGTCGGCCAGCGCGTGGCCGCGGTCGTGGCCGACAGCGAACAGGCCGCCGAGGAGGGCTGCCGCCGCGTCCGGATCGTCTACGAGGAACTCCCGTATGTCACCGACCCGGAGGAGGCGATGCGGCCGGGCGCGCCCGCCCTGCACGGCGAGAAGGGACCCGAGTCGCGGATCGCCCGGGCCGCCGACAACGTCGCCGGCGAGGTGCACGGCGAGATCGGCTGCGTGGCGGACGGCTTCGCCGAGGCGGCCGTGGTCTACGAGGAGACGTTCCGGACCCAGCGGGTACAGCACGCGAGCCTGGAGACCCATGGCAGCGTGGCGTACTTCGAGCCGAAGGAGGACGGCACCGGCGAGCGGCTCACCGTACGCTCCTCCACCCAGGCCCCCTTCCTCACCCGCCGTGCCCTGTGCGCGCTGTACGGGCTGCCGGAGGACGAGGTACGCGTGGTGGCGGGCCGGGTCGGCGGCGGTTTCGGCGGCAAGCAGGAGATGCTGACCGAGGACGTCGTCGTCCTCGCCGCGCTGAAGCTGCGTCGCCCGGTCAAGCTGGAGTACACCCGGGCCGAGCAGTTCCACGGCGCCACCACCCGCCACCCGTTCACCATCGGCATCAAGCTCGGCGCCCGCGCGGACGGCACCCTGACGGCCGTCCAGATGCGTGTGGTCGCCAACACCGGGGCGTACGGCAACCACGGCCCCGCCGTGATGTTCCACAGCGTCGGCGAGTCCTTCGCCGTCTACCGGGCTCCGCACAAGAAGGTCGACGCGTACTCCGTCTACACCAACTGCGTGCCGGCCGGGGCGTTCCGCGGCTACGGACTGGGCCAGGTCACGTTCGCCGTGGAGTCGGCCATGGACGAGCTGGCCCGCCGCCTGGGGATGGACCCCCTGGTCCTGCGCGAGAGGAACGTCATCGGCGCGGGCGAGCACATGGTCAGCCCGATCGGCGAGGAGGAGGACCTGCACATCGCCTCCTACGGGCTCGACCAGTGCCTCGGCGTGGTCCGCCGGGCCCTCGCCGAGGACACCAGCACGGAGGAGGTCCCGGAGGGCTGGCTCACCGGCCAGGGCGCCGCCATGGCGATGATCGCGACCGGTCCGCCCGGCGGACACTACGCCGACGCGCGAATCTCGCTGCTGGAGGACGGCACGTACGACGTCGCGGTGGGGACCGCCGAGTTCGGCAACGGCACCACCACCGTCCACCAGCAGATCACCTCCGGCGCCCTGAACACGACGGAGGACCGGATCCGCATCCGGCAGTCCGACACGGACGTCGTCCGCCACGACACCGGCGCCTTCGGCTCGGCCGGCACCGTCGTCGCGGGCAAGGCGGTGCTGTTGGCGGCCACGTCGCTCGCCGAGCGGCTCAAGACCCTCGCCGCCCGCCACACCGGAGTGGCCCGCCATCTGTGCACGCTCGGCGCCGAAGCCTTCGACTGCGCGGGCCGGGTGGTGACCCTCAAGGAGCTGTACGGGTCGGCGCACGCCAGGGGCGCCGAGGAGGAGCTGGCCGCCGACGGCCACTGGGGCGGCTCCCCGCGCTCCGTCGCCTTCAACGCCCAGTGGTTCCGCGTCGCCGTCGACCCCGGCACGGGCGAGATCCGCATCCTGCGCAGCGTGCACGCCGCCGACGCCGGCAAGGTCATGAACCCGATGCAGTGCCGTGGCCAGGTCGAGGGCGGCGTCGCCCAGGCGCTCGGCGCCACGCTCTTCGAGAACGTACGGATCGACGGGCGCGGCGAGGTCACCACCACCGCCTTCCGCCGTTACCGGCTCCCGCAGTACGCCGACGTCCCGCGTACGGAGGTCCACTTCATGGAGACCTCCGACGCCATCGGACCGCTGGGCGCCAAGTCGATGAGCGAGAGCCCCTTCAACCCGGTCGCGCCGGCCTTCGCCAACGCCCTGCGCGATGCCACCGGGATCCGCTTCACGGAGCTGCCGGTGACCCGCGACCGCATGTGGCTCGCCCTCGACCGCGGCAGCGCCGTGTGA
- a CDS encoding PucR family transcriptional regulator has protein sequence MHVEQLLQDEDLGLRLLWAEDPLLRREISGLTATDLEDPTRFLQPGEIVLSGLVWWSADGGRQKAEQFVSSLSGAGTAALLAGEETHGAVPDDIVIACMNHEIPLIAVPAEVSFRTITDAFYLREWGRLSRRPAPHHALPTAVRTQLQRLLTAGAGPEELLNAASTRLGPAACSVLTATGRIVARTPGTPVLEPRQAAEHIRGGVGVTLPIEGEGSPYDRWYLNVMDATDVPPRVLHELAGVLAECRERAHENPADERSAELGQLLGASAADPVAVAELLRSCGLPDEGPFHVVAAGTSTGDAGRAVAVLVEALAHQGAAHVVTELNDGAAALVSGPSPRSTLESVWPLLHACDPTTLLHAGVSSQVAAPDGLEGAVREARYGLDSARGAAPDRSEVSDTGSFTTLARLLTGLPREVRRAFSARVLGPLATEDGTSAAMLRETLETFLAHNGSWARTGESLHLHVNTVHYRVQRIEVLTGLDLSRLDHRLDLRAALLCR, from the coding sequence ATGCACGTCGAACAACTGCTCCAGGACGAGGATCTCGGGCTGCGGCTGCTGTGGGCCGAGGACCCGCTGCTGCGCAGGGAGATCAGTGGTCTTACCGCCACGGACCTCGAAGACCCGACGCGATTCCTGCAGCCGGGCGAGATCGTCCTCAGCGGGCTCGTGTGGTGGTCGGCCGACGGCGGGCGCCAGAAGGCGGAGCAGTTCGTCTCCTCGCTCAGCGGGGCCGGAACGGCCGCCCTCCTGGCTGGGGAGGAGACGCACGGGGCGGTGCCCGACGACATCGTCATCGCCTGCATGAACCACGAGATCCCGCTCATCGCAGTCCCGGCGGAGGTCAGCTTCCGCACCATCACGGACGCCTTCTACCTCAGAGAGTGGGGCCGGCTCAGCCGGCGTCCCGCCCCCCATCACGCCCTCCCCACCGCCGTGCGCACCCAGTTGCAACGGCTGCTCACGGCCGGGGCCGGACCGGAGGAGCTCCTGAACGCGGCCTCCACGCGGCTCGGGCCCGCGGCGTGCAGCGTCCTCACCGCCACCGGCCGCATCGTCGCCCGCACACCGGGGACGCCGGTCCTGGAGCCCCGTCAAGCGGCCGAGCACATCAGGGGCGGGGTCGGCGTGACCCTGCCGATCGAAGGAGAGGGGTCCCCCTACGACCGCTGGTACCTCAACGTGATGGACGCGACCGACGTGCCCCCGCGCGTCCTGCACGAACTCGCGGGCGTGCTGGCCGAGTGCCGAGAGCGGGCGCACGAGAACCCGGCGGACGAGCGGTCCGCCGAGCTGGGGCAGCTGCTCGGCGCCTCTGCGGCCGATCCGGTGGCCGTCGCGGAGCTGCTGCGCTCCTGCGGTCTCCCGGACGAGGGCCCGTTCCACGTGGTCGCCGCCGGCACGAGTACGGGCGATGCGGGACGAGCCGTCGCCGTGCTCGTCGAGGCCCTCGCCCACCAGGGGGCCGCGCACGTCGTCACGGAACTGAACGACGGCGCCGCAGCCCTCGTATCCGGGCCTTCTCCGCGCAGCACACTGGAGTCGGTCTGGCCGCTCCTGCACGCCTGCGACCCGACCACGCTCCTGCACGCGGGCGTCAGTTCCCAGGTCGCCGCGCCCGACGGCCTCGAGGGGGCCGTGCGCGAAGCCCGCTACGGTCTGGACTCGGCCCGCGGCGCCGCCCCCGACCGCTCGGAGGTGAGCGACACCGGCAGCTTCACCACGCTCGCCAGACTCCTCACCGGTCTTCCGCGCGAAGTGCGCAGGGCCTTCAGCGCGCGGGTACTGGGGCCCCTCGCCACAGAGGACGGCACCTCGGCCGCCATGCTGCGGGAAACGCTGGAGACGTTCCTCGCCCACAACGGTTCCTGGGCGCGTACGGGCGAATCCCTCCACCTGCACGTCAACACGGTGCACTACCGCGTCCAGCGCATCGAGGTCCTCACGGGCCTGGACCTCTCCCGGCTCGACCACCGCCTCGACCTCCGTGCGGCGCTGCTGTGCCGTTGA
- a CDS encoding RNA polymerase sigma factor, which translates to MKQRFAWPDDRLIKAAQDGDVTSLTTVVMESQPHVRRFALSLCSSPQDAEDAAQEALIILYRKIGTLRATGALASWMFRIVRNECLRQVRLLVSRNDAGPDAPDGPDGPAEMSAEEAVLRGLEAERIAAAVSALPRDQRQVLIMRDVQGLPGRAVADALGLSTAAMKSRLHRARATLRLSLAQPTHPAAGDPRP; encoded by the coding sequence ATGAAACAACGCTTCGCCTGGCCGGACGACCGGCTGATCAAGGCCGCGCAGGACGGCGACGTCACGTCCCTCACCACCGTCGTCATGGAATCGCAGCCCCACGTACGCAGGTTCGCCCTCTCGCTGTGCTCCTCGCCGCAGGACGCGGAGGACGCCGCGCAGGAGGCGCTGATCATCCTCTACCGGAAGATCGGCACCCTGCGGGCCACGGGCGCGCTCGCCTCGTGGATGTTCCGCATCGTGCGCAACGAGTGCCTGCGCCAGGTACGGCTGCTCGTCTCCCGGAACGACGCCGGCCCGGATGCCCCGGACGGCCCGGACGGCCCGGCGGAGATGTCCGCCGAGGAGGCGGTGCTGCGCGGGCTGGAGGCGGAGCGGATCGCGGCGGCGGTGAGCGCCCTCCCCCGGGACCAGCGGCAGGTCCTGATCATGCGGGACGTCCAGGGCCTGCCCGGCAGGGCCGTGGCGGACGCGCTGGGCCTGAGCACCGCCGCGATGAAGTCCCGGCTGCACAGGGCCCGCGCGACGCTGCGGCTCTCCCTGGCACAGCCCACCCACCCAGCGGCAGGAGACCCACGACCATGA
- a CDS encoding diacylglycerol/lipid kinase family protein: MSTRWAARLALAAGAAAVVVLVLFGGLRSLLLMGVGWAGLVLTVAGAWWMLTHTGLIRAGAVLLMVAAPVTVLVLYAAAGLLWVVLVSVALWMLAVYAGRSALREDRPPGMPEHPAGRARHPFLIMNPRSGGGKVEKFRLTERARALGAEVHVLDPETHEDVEELARQAVRRGADLLGVAGGDGTQALVAGVAAEHDLPFMVISAGTRNHFAMDLGLDRQDPSTCLEALTDGVEQRIDIGYLHTGEEGERRPGRVFINNASFGVYAEVVQSPAYRDDKARTMLEMLPDLLAHNTGARLAVRAGSLSMEGPQAVLVSNNPYQRGDSAGLGRRERLDSGRLGVLCVHVGNAAEATELLLQNGQGRGLTEATAREVVVDADAAVIPVGVDGEALSLPTPVRCSLVPRALRVWVPRHRPGVPRVAPPMNWRRVRRLALTMGRAATGHGAAA; the protein is encoded by the coding sequence ATGAGTACGCGGTGGGCCGCGCGTCTGGCCCTGGCGGCGGGCGCGGCGGCGGTCGTGGTCCTGGTGCTCTTCGGCGGGCTGCGGAGCCTGCTGCTCATGGGCGTGGGGTGGGCCGGGCTGGTCCTCACGGTGGCGGGTGCCTGGTGGATGCTGACCCACACCGGTCTGATCAGGGCCGGGGCGGTGCTGCTGATGGTCGCCGCGCCGGTCACCGTCCTGGTCCTGTACGCGGCGGCCGGGCTGCTGTGGGTCGTACTGGTCTCCGTCGCCCTGTGGATGCTGGCCGTGTACGCGGGCAGGTCCGCGCTGCGGGAGGACCGCCCGCCGGGCATGCCCGAGCACCCCGCCGGCCGGGCCCGGCACCCGTTCCTGATCATGAACCCGCGCTCGGGCGGCGGAAAGGTCGAGAAGTTCCGGCTGACCGAGCGGGCCAGGGCCCTGGGCGCCGAGGTCCACGTCCTGGACCCGGAGACCCACGAGGACGTGGAGGAGCTCGCGCGGCAGGCAGTCCGGCGCGGCGCCGACCTGCTCGGCGTCGCGGGCGGTGACGGTACGCAGGCCCTGGTCGCCGGGGTGGCGGCGGAACACGACCTCCCGTTCATGGTGATCAGCGCCGGCACCCGCAACCACTTCGCCATGGACCTGGGCCTGGACCGGCAGGACCCGTCCACCTGTCTGGAGGCGCTGACCGACGGCGTCGAGCAGCGCATCGACATCGGCTACCTCCACACCGGGGAGGAGGGGGAACGGCGACCGGGCCGCGTCTTCATCAACAACGCCTCGTTCGGCGTGTACGCGGAAGTCGTCCAGAGCCCCGCCTACCGCGACGACAAGGCCCGCACCATGCTGGAGATGCTGCCGGACCTGCTGGCGCACAACACCGGCGCCCGGCTCGCCGTCCGTGCCGGTTCGCTGTCCATGGAGGGCCCCCAGGCCGTCCTCGTGAGCAACAACCCCTACCAGCGGGGCGACTCGGCGGGCCTGGGACGCCGGGAACGGCTGGACTCGGGCAGGCTCGGGGTGCTGTGCGTCCACGTCGGCAACGCGGCCGAGGCGACGGAACTCCTGCTGCAGAACGGGCAGGGGCGCGGGCTGACCGAGGCCACGGCCCGGGAGGTCGTCGTGGACGCCGACGCCGCCGTCATCCCGGTCGGCGTCGACGGCGAGGCCCTGTCGCTGCCCACCCCGGTGCGCTGCAGTCTCGTGCCCCGCGCCCTGCGCGTGTGGGTGCCGCGGCACAGGCCCGGCGTGCCGCGCGTCGCACCGCCGATGAACTGGCGCCGGGTGCGCCGTCTGGCGCTGACGATGGGGCGCGCCGCGACCGGGCACGGGGCGGCCGCCTGA
- a CDS encoding alpha/beta hydrolase, translating to MAHDTSVPPPSPPNGPPSHDDDGGREEAGHVGPSPGSRWRRLLPRLTLPGCWTALVLACLSFTPSLLPRGGVLQGLICGISAAIGYGIGVVGAYVWRAFADRDARPPSRGSWRLLLIGAVILFGLAFGFGQYWQHQIRGLMGVTDYNVLTAVACPFVAALVFWLLLLTGRGLRRLYHWAARLLGRWIGPRAARVVGWIVVVGLAWAVFSGVLLGGFVNAANEAFSVRDTQTPEGVHQPTTALRSGGPGSLVPWDTLGRQGRAFAAGGPTAAQIGAFTHRPAQEPVRAYAGLETADSTEARAERAVADLERAGGFTRKNLLVMTTTGSGWVDPAAVDSFEYLGDGDSATVAMQYSYLPSWMSYLVDQSKARAAGRDLFDAVYDVWSKLPQDRRPRLFVAGESLGSFGGETAFSGAHDLSNRTAGTLFAGPPNFNTLFREFSDHREPGSPEIEPVYKDGRTVRFTDDPTAGIPPTGRPWDGTRVLYLMHPSDPIVWWSPGLALSEPAWIREKPGTDVLGSMVWMPFVTFWQVTADLPFSTGVPDGHGHTYKAAYVDGWNAVMRPTGFTAQDLDRLREIIHPQG from the coding sequence ATGGCCCATGACACGTCGGTCCCTCCGCCGTCCCCACCGAACGGGCCGCCGTCGCACGACGACGACGGCGGCCGTGAGGAGGCCGGGCACGTCGGGCCGTCACCCGGATCCCGGTGGCGGCGTCTGCTCCCCCGGCTCACGCTGCCCGGCTGCTGGACCGCGCTCGTGCTGGCGTGCCTCTCCTTCACCCCGTCGCTGCTGCCGCGCGGGGGCGTGCTCCAGGGGCTGATCTGCGGGATCAGCGCGGCCATCGGGTACGGGATCGGCGTGGTCGGGGCCTACGTGTGGCGCGCCTTCGCCGACCGGGACGCGCGGCCCCCCTCGCGCGGGTCGTGGCGCCTGCTGCTGATCGGCGCGGTCATCCTGTTCGGGCTCGCGTTCGGGTTCGGCCAGTACTGGCAGCACCAGATCCGCGGGCTGATGGGGGTCACCGACTACAACGTCCTCACCGCCGTCGCCTGCCCGTTCGTCGCCGCCCTCGTCTTCTGGCTCCTGCTCCTGACCGGGCGGGGGCTGCGGCGGCTCTACCACTGGGCGGCCCGGCTGCTCGGGCGCTGGATCGGCCCGCGGGCGGCGCGGGTGGTCGGCTGGATCGTCGTCGTGGGTCTGGCCTGGGCGGTGTTCAGCGGGGTGCTGCTGGGCGGCTTCGTGAACGCGGCCAACGAGGCGTTCTCCGTGCGCGACACGCAGACCCCCGAGGGCGTCCACCAGCCCACGACCGCCCTGCGCTCGGGCGGGCCCGGCTCGCTGGTGCCGTGGGACACGCTGGGCAGGCAGGGCCGGGCCTTCGCCGCCGGCGGACCGACGGCCGCGCAGATCGGCGCGTTCACGCACCGCCCGGCGCAGGAGCCCGTCCGGGCCTACGCCGGGCTGGAGACCGCCGACAGCACCGAGGCCCGGGCGGAGCGGGCCGTCGCGGACCTCGAACGGGCGGGCGGCTTCACGCGCAAGAACCTGCTCGTGATGACGACCACGGGCAGCGGCTGGGTCGATCCGGCCGCCGTGGACTCGTTCGAGTACCTCGGCGACGGCGACTCGGCCACGGTGGCGATGCAGTACTCGTACCTGCCCTCGTGGATGTCGTACCTCGTCGACCAGTCCAAGGCGCGCGCGGCCGGCCGGGACCTCTTCGACGCGGTCTACGACGTCTGGTCCAAGCTGCCCCAGGACCGGCGGCCGCGGCTGTTCGTGGCCGGGGAGAGCCTGGGGTCGTTCGGCGGCGAGACGGCCTTCAGCGGGGCGCACGACCTGAGCAACCGCACCGCGGGCACCCTCTTCGCCGGTCCGCCCAACTTCAACACCCTGTTCCGCGAGTTCAGCGACCACCGCGAGCCGGGCAGCCCCGAGATCGAGCCCGTCTACAAGGACGGGCGGACCGTACGGTTCACCGACGACCCCACGGCGGGCATCCCGCCGACGGGCCGGCCGTGGGACGGTACGCGCGTGCTGTACCTGATGCACCCGTCCGACCCGATCGTCTGGTGGAGCCCCGGCCTCGCCCTCTCCGAACCGGCCTGGATCCGCGAGAAGCCCGGCACGGACGTGCTCGGCTCGATGGTCTGGATGCCCTTCGTGACCTTCTGGCAGGTCACCGCCGACCTGCCGTTCTCCACCGGCGTGCCGGACGGCCACGGCCACACCTACAAGGCCGCGTACGTCGACGGCTGGAACGCGGTCATGCGGCCCACCGGGTTCACGGCGCAGGACCTGGACCGGCTCAGGGAGATCATCCACCCGCAGGGCTGA
- a CDS encoding transglycosylase family protein yields MSLLDVSGAHAAAVHSRPGTDWDAIARCESSGNWRANTGNGHYGGLQFTQSSWNAAGGRRYAPRADLATKAQQIATARRLAEIQGMGAWTCARRH; encoded by the coding sequence GTGTCCCTGCTGGACGTCTCCGGTGCCCACGCCGCCGCCGTCCACTCCAGACCCGGCACCGACTGGGACGCCATCGCCCGCTGTGAATCGAGCGGCAACTGGCGGGCGAACACCGGCAACGGCCATTACGGCGGCCTGCAGTTCACCCAGTCGAGCTGGAACGCGGCAGGAGGCCGCAGGTACGCACCGCGCGCCGACCTCGCCACGAAGGCGCAGCAGATCGCGACCGCGAGAAGACTCGCCGAGATCCAGGGCATGGGGGCCTGGACCTGCGCACGACGCCACTGA